A single Anabas testudineus chromosome 10, fAnaTes1.2, whole genome shotgun sequence DNA region contains:
- the klb gene encoding beta-klotho, whose product MPNHSSRPTHQCLLLSVLLVVCGWNKATCSLGEGRKIWQQPKLDPIVKEQSFLHDTFPSEFIWGSGTSALQTEGAWVQEGKGLSIWDNFPHSSAIGDLTTDTANVASDSYNRWEEDVEALEYLGVRAYFFSISWPRLFPDGNARSQPNTAAVEHYRRLIERLLEKKIEPIVTLHHWDLPQVLQEQYGGWKNNTVVELFEEYAAFCFQAFGSHVRYWFTMHNPYLVAVQGYGTGMHAPGEKGGPSGSFIVAHNMIRAHAKAWHIYNTHFRSTQKGKVSIVLGSHWVEPQRGQATAANVELCQQSVEAVLGLFANPIFGDGDYPISLKIKHGALLPTFTPEEKLWVQKTADFFALSFGPNNLRLGRNLVQYGQTVTPDLRRILGWIKLEYGNPKILVAEGGWFSEASMRREDTVAIYLMKSFINQVLQAIKFDGVQVFGYCAWSLVDGFEWNYGYTVRRGLFYIDFNNPNRTRTPKTSAEYYRRVVSDNGFPSDETSRSIKGHFPCDFHWGISDSLLQVSFYPFSPQFTDSHLYSWNLTGDGSLRPVPGVKLHTRRAQCTDYLAIRDHLHLFASTGASHYRFALNWSLILPQGDLSNVNTEALRYYRCFLTQLKKLDLEAAITLYYPTHRAPNLGMPGSLHASGGWLNYSTVEAFQEYAALCYQELGSLVRYWITINEPNRLVDVYSSGKEKHQAAHNLLLAHAKAWRLYEREHSSQQRGLVSLALHADWAEPANPFLDSHVAAAQRFLLFELGRFLDPLLETGYREKHNKGGYTQEMKVYLEERGKVSGLSGSPLPSFTDMEKAELRGALSFIALNHFTTRLVSPYPHTSTGFQQNSPDHGCLTLSDPTWPSSGLGQALVPWGLRKILNWVSQRYGQDVPIIVTASGVDDESPGEDKLRQHYLRSYLQEALKAHKLDGVNLQGYYLWRLQDRHVPQFGLFTSTQHQSKAKASITVYREIIAHSGFPNDDTIQTCRVSGLHECSICAWMFKNKAMLVFGGCLLITAVMLVGLVFFVLITKRNQTRSRSRRRRSRRRERVPVCSCPPLVKC is encoded by the exons ATGCCGAACCATTCTTCTCGTCCGACACATCAGTGCCTCTTACTCTCCGTGCTGTTGGTGGTTTGTGGTTGGAACAAAGCAACCTGTTCCCTTGGGGAGGGTAGGAAGATTTGGCAGCAGCCCAAGTTGGACCCCATTGTCAAAGAACAGTCTTTTCTTCATGACACCTTCCCATCAGAATTCATCTGGGGTTCAGGGACGTCTGCCTTACAGACAGAGGGAGCCTGGGTCCAGGAGGGGAAGGGACTCTCTATCTGGGACAATTTTCCCCACTCTTCTGCTATTGGTGATTTGACAACAGACACTGCTAATGTGGCTAGTGACAGCTACAATCGCTGGGAAGAAGATGTTGAGGCACTGGAGTATCTGGGTGTAAGAGCCTACTTCTTCTCTATCTCCTGGCCCAGGCTATTTCCCGATGGGAATGCCAGGAGTCAGCCCAATACAGCTGCTGTTGAGCACTACAGGCGCCTTATAGAGAGACTTCTGGAAAAGAAAATTGAGCCCATCGTTACTCTCCATCACTGGGACCTGCCACAGGTCTTGCAGGAGCAATATGGAGgctggaaaaacaacacagtggtGGAACTGTTTGAGGAGTATGCTGCCTTTTGTTTCCAGGCGTTTGGGAGTCATGTCAGGTACTGGTTCACAATGCATAACCCATACCTGGTGGCTGTACAGGGTTATGGGACAGGTATGCATGCTCCTGGGGAGAAAGGGGGTCCCTCTGGCTCTTTCATTGTGGCCCACAACATGATCAGG GCTCATGCCAAAGCATGGCATATCTACAACACCCACTTCAGATCAACACAGAAGGGTAAAGTATCCATTGTTCTGGGATCCCACTGGGTTGAGCCTCAAAGAGGCCAAGCCACAGCTGCCAATGTCGAGCTTTGTCAGCAGTCAGTAGAAGCTGTACTTGGATTGTTTGCCAATCCCATCTTTGGTGATGGAGATTACCcaatttcattaaaaatcaaGCACGGGGCCCTCCTGCCCACATTCACCCCAGAGGAGAAGCTCTGGGTGCAGAAAACAGCAGACTTTTTTGCTCTGTCATTTGGGCCTAACAACCTTCGTCTGGGCCGAAACCTGGTCCAGTATGGACAGACTGTGACCCCAGACTTGAGGCGCATCCTAGGTTGGATCAAGCTTGAGTATGGGAACCCAAAGATTCTAGTGGCTGAGGGAGGCTGGTTCTCTGAAGCGAGTATGAGAAGGGAAGACACAGTTGCCATCTATTTGATGAAGAGTTTTATTAACCAGGTCCTGCAGG CTATAAAGTTTGATGGTGTACAGGTGTTTGGCTACTGCGCCTGGTCTCTGGTGGATGGATTTGAGTGGAATTATGGCTACACTGTTAGGCGAGGTCTTTTCTACATCGACTTTAATAACCCAAACAGAACAAGAACACCCAAAACCTCTGCTGAGTATTACAGGCGTGTTGTCAGTGACAACGGTTTCCCTAGTGATGAAACCTCCAGAAGCATCAAAGGCCATTTCCCCTGTGACTTTCACTGGGGAATTAGTGACTCTCTTTTACAG gtCAGCTTTTACCCTTTTTCTCCGCAATTTACTGACTCCCATTTGTACAGCTGGAACCTGACAGGGGACGGATCACTGCGTCCAGTCCCAGGGGTGAAGCTCCACACCAGACGAGCCCAGTGCACGGATTATTTGGCCATCCGTGATCATCTTCACCTGTTTGCGTCCACTGGGGCATCTCATTACCGTTTCGCACTAAACTGGTCTCTGATTTTACCCCAGGGCGACCTCTCAAATGTGAACACTGAAGCACTGAG GTACTACCGGTGTTTCCTGACCCAGCTCAAGAAGTTGGACCTGGAGGCTGCCATTACTCTCTACTATCCGACACACAGAGCTCCAAATCTGGGCATGCCTGGGTCACTTCATGCTTCTGGAGGCTGGCTCAACTATAGCACAGTGGAGGCATTTCAGGAATATGCAGCACTCTGCTACCAGGAACTGGGGTCTTTGGTTCGATACTGGATCACCATTAATGAGCCGAACAGATTGGTGGATGTTTATTCCAGTGGGAAAGAGAAGCATCAAGCAGCTCATAACCTTCTTCTGGCACATGCAAAAGCTTGGAGGTTATATGAGCGGGAACACTCTAGTCAGCAAAGAGGGCTGGTATCACTCGCACTGCATGCTGACTGGGCTGAACCTGCCAACCCTTTTCTGGACTCACATGTGGCAGCGGCACAGAGATTCCTTTTGTTTGAACTTGGTCGTTTCTTAGACCCCTTGTTGGAGACCGGTTATCGGGAAAAGCATAACAAGGGGGGGTACACACAAGAAATGAAGGTATACTTAGAGGAGAGAGGTAAGGTAAGTGGTCTCTCTGGATCTCCTCTCCCTAGCTTTACTGACATGGAGAAAGCAGAGCTGAGGGGAGCATTGAGTTTTATTGCACTGAACCATTTTACCACCCGCTTGGTGTCACCGTATCCCCACACATCAACCGGtttccagcagaactctccTGATCATGGTTGTTTGACTCTTTCTGATCCCACTTGGCCCTCCTCTGGTCTAGGACAAGCACTTGTGCCCTGGGGCTTGCGGAAGATCCTGAACTGGGTCAGCCAGAGATATGGACAGGATGTGCCAATTATTGTCACAGCCAGTGGTGTTGATGATGAGTCTCCTGGTGAGGACAAACTCAGGCAACACTATCTCAGGAGTTACCTGCAGGAGGCTCTTAAAG CTCACAAATTAGATGGAGTCAACCTGCAGGGCTACTATTTGTGGAGGCTCCAAGATCGACATGTCCCCCAGTTTGGCCTCTTCACCTCAACACAACACCAATCCAAAGCTAAAGCCTCCATTACTGTTTACAGAGAAATCATTGCTCACAGTGGTTTCCCTAATGATGATACTATACAGACCTGCAGAGTCAGTGGCCTGCATGAATGCTCCATATGTGCATGGATGTTCAAGAACAAAGCAATGTTGGTCTTTGGAGGCTGCCTCTTGATAACAGCTGTGATGCTGGTGGGACTCGTCTTCTTTGTCCTCATCAccaaaagaaaccaaacaagaagcagaagtaggaggaggagaagcaggagaaggGAAAGAGTACCAGTGTGCTCATGTCCACCTCTTGTAAAGTGCTGA
- the tlr1 gene encoding toll-like receptor 1: protein MKPTTALWTAAMLVGLQLIASSSDNIVDRSSRNLSSVPRDLPQKVEFLDLSCNNIQRLHSGDFKNTTLLKFLNISWNQLEHIDPETFLDTPQLEDLDLSHNRLMILLGQQYLLHAGNLKMLNLAYNEFLNMTLGTEFTFLVKLERLALGAKNVSIGDFKNIAKLKLRSLTLCLEDGFSYETGSLQALHAQKLQIVATSNEAINFNLTADALLLFDEVELMHLTHGYRQLSDQLLKIKINTSHLYLTNIAIEWKDLTHYVNTVLSTSIRHLSASDVAIYKPPYIDTPVTSKSIMKSFSAKRAVVMSFFFSQNAVYNFFINMPVESLAITETSIIHMTCPKSQSPILQLDFSYCALSDTIFSRVEGQETIECTNLGNLTRLILLGNNLKSLQLLSKRMQFMKSLQHLDLSLNTLVYDGMVECVWPPNITNMILSSNSLTDSAFKCLPRGISTLDLQNNQISAVPSSILKLENLSSLNLNANRLRDLPVCNGFPILQELLLKSNSIHAPSVNQLTSCPKLNTLDVSLNPFTCTCVLRSFISLGVKSEKKHSHTGFQLLAWPLDYYCSYPESVRDTLLEHISIQEVSCNVGILAASILCPTVVVIIAIVTLCNHLDIPWYMRMICQWTRAKHRARTRQLRPEDLVGVQFHAFVSYSQHDADWVHDTLLPNLEGPAGGLRICQHEKNFVPGKTIIENIINCVEKSRRSVFVLSAHFVKSEWCHYELYFASHQRLTRGSDSIVLVLLEPLPQYLIPSKYYQLKSMMKRHTYLEWPQDRAKQRLFWANLRAALQAHLPNAPVVE, encoded by the coding sequence ATGAAGCCCACGACTGCCCTCTGGACAGCAGCCATGTTGGTGGGACTCCAGCTGATCGCTTCGTCCTCTGATAATATTGTAGACCGCTCATCCAGAAATCTCTCCTCTGTGCCAAGAGACCTGCCACAGAAGGTTGAGTTTTTAGACCTTTCATGCAATAACATACAAAGGCTTCACAGCGGAGACTTCAAAAACACCACTCTCCTGAAGTTCCTGAATATTTCATGGAATCAATTAGAGCACATAGATCCAGAAACTTTCCTCGACACACCACAGCTGGAGGATCTGGACCTGTCGCACAACCGGCTGATGATCCTGCTGGGTCAACAGTACCTGCTACATGCAGGCAACCTTAAGATGCTGAATCTGGCCTATAATGAGTTTCTCAACATGACGCTGGGGACTGAGTTCACTTTTCTGGTAAAACTGGAGAGATTAGCTCTTGGAGCAAAAAACGTCAGTATTGGCGATTTCAAGAATATTGCTAAATTGAAACTACGTTCACTGACCCTCTGCCTAGAGGATGGGTTTAGTTATGAAACAGGCAGTCTGCAGGCTCTTCATGCTCAAAAGCTTCAGATAGTAGCCACTAGTAATGAAGCAATAAACTTTAATCTGACTGCTGATGCTCTATTACTCTTTGATGAAGTGGAGCTAATGCATTTGACACATGGCTACAGGCAACTAAGTGACCAGTTGCTCAAAATAAAGATCAACACTTCTCATCTTTATCTGACCAACATAGCAATTGAATGGAAAGACTTAACTCACTATGTAAATACAGTTCTAAGTACATCTATAAGGCATCTGAGTGCTTCTGATGTGGCCATTTACAAACCACCTTATATAGACACACCTGTGACCTCCAAAAGTATAATGAAGTCCTTCTCAGCCAAAAGAGCAGTGGTGATGAGCTTCTTCTTTTCACAGAACGCTGTATACAACTTTTTTATCAACATGCCAGTAGAGAGTTTAGCAATCACGGAGACTTCAATCATACACATGACATGCCCCAAGTCGCAGAGTCCAATCCTCCAGCTGGACTTTTCCTATTGCGCTTTATCTGACACCATCTTCTCCAGAGTGGAAGGTCAAGAAACTATTGAATGTACAAATCTGGGTAACTTGACAAGATTGATTCTGCTGGGCAACAATCTTAAAAGTCTTCAGTTGCTGAGCAAACGCATGCAGTTCATGAAGTCTCTGCAACATCTAGACCTCAGCCTCAACACCCTGGTTTACGATGGTATGGTAGAGTGCGTCTGGCCACCAAACATCACCAATATGATTCTGTCGTCTAACAGTCTGACAGACTCGGCTTTTAAATGTTTGCCAAGAGGAATAAGCACACTGGACCTCCAGAACAACCAGATTTCTGCCGTGCCTTCATCCATCTTGAAACTGGAAAACCTTTCATCTCTGAATCTAAATGCCAACAGGCTGCGAGACCTGCCTGTATGTAATGGTTTCCCCATACTGCAGGAGCTTCTGCTCAAGTCAAATTCCATCCATGCTCCATCTGTGAACCAGTTGACAAGTTGCCCCAAACTGAACACCCTGGATGTCAGTCTTAACCCCTTCACCTGTACCTGTGTTCTGAGGAGTTTCATAAGTCTTGGTGTCAAATCTGAAAAGAAGCACAGTCACACAGGGTTTCAATTGTTGGCATGGCCATTGGACTATTACTGCTCCTACCCAGAGTCTGTCAGAGACACCCTCTTGGAACATATCTCGATCCAAGAGGTGTCGTGTAACGTTGGTATTCTCGCAGCCTCCATCTTGTGCCCAACAGTGGTTGTGATCATCGCTATTGTGACTCTGTGCAATCATTTAGATATTCCCTGGTACATGCGCATGATTTGTCAGTGGACCAGAGCCAAACATCGTGCCAGAACGCGACAACTTCGTCCCGAAGACCTTGTGGGTGTTCAGTTTCATGCCTTTGTGTCTTACAGTCAGCATGATGCAGATTGGGTGCACGATACCCTCCTTCCCAACCTTGAAGGTCCTGCGGGGGGGCTCAGAATCTGCCAACATGAGAAGAACTTTGTGCCAGGAAAAACAATTATTGAGAACATCATCAACTGTGTGGAGAAAAGCCGACGCTCAGTGTTTGTGCTGTCTGCTCACTTTGTCAAGAGTGAATGGTGCCATTACGAGCTGTACTTCGCCAGCCACCAACGCCTTACTCGGGGTTCGGACAGCATTGTGCTTGTGCTGCTTGAGCCTCTGCCTCAATACCTGATCCCATCCAAGTACTACCAGCTCAAGTCCATGATGAAACGACACACCTATTTGGAGTGGCCACAGGACAGAGCCAAGCAGAGGCTCTTCTGGGCTAACCTCAGAGCTGCCCTCCAGGCACACCTCCCAAATGCACCAGTTGTAGAATGA